In Phoenix dactylifera cultivar Barhee BC4 chromosome 11, palm_55x_up_171113_PBpolish2nd_filt_p, whole genome shotgun sequence, the following are encoded in one genomic region:
- the LOC103708357 gene encoding G-box-binding factor 3 isoform X1 — MDTCIVTWQLARLPLHPQASWPSSLPSTHPPLLASLFFSRSACVRINGARIEAGVWVIYNSTFMGNDEAGTPPKSDKASSSMQEKPTICPYPDWTTMQAYYGPGVAMPHPFFSTSVAPGHAPNPYLWGPQPLMPPPFGMPYAAIYPPAGVYSHPPMPLGSHMQCQGMTPSPTISETVVMTTPLSMEMPAKSPSNKDKGLMKKLKRFDGLAVSAGNGDAESRGGDRNGSSQSEDDSVEGLSDGSDGNNAGGNKTRGKQSSKDIRGPGDGKVDTQTNAAHGVETSASSKMSLGVTVATADISRKDERELKRERRKQSNRESARRSRLRKQAETEELAMKVETLGAENMALRSEISRLSEKSDNLRLENSTLMEKLKTSQSSQAEEMSAAKMETEGVPSVVAENFLSIIDNSSSISASAQQQDEACENSSGKFHQLLDSKPRTDALAAS, encoded by the exons ATGGACACGTGTATTGTGACGTGGCAATTGGCTCGGCTCCCGCTTCATCCCCAGGCTTCTTGGCCTTCTTCCTTGCCTTCAACCCACCCCCCACTCCtggcctctctcttcttttcccgTTCCGCGTGCGTTCGAATTAATGGCGCAAGAATAGAAGCTGGGGTTTGG GTGATCTATAATTCAACCTTCATGGGGAATGATGAAGCTGGGACTCCTCCAAAGTCTGACAAAGCATCTTCATCTATGCAG GAGAAACCAACCATTTGTCCGTACCCGGATTGGACGACTATGCAG GCATATTATGGCCCGGGAGTGGCCATGCCACATCCATTTTTCAGCACTTCAGTTGCTCCTGGCCATGCACCTAATCCATATTTGTGGGGGCCTCAG CCTTTGATGCCGCCTCCTTTTGGGATGCCATACGCTGCAATCTATCCACCTGCAGGGGTTTACTCTCATCCCCCGATGCCCCTT GGATCTCACATGCAATGTCAAGGAATGACACCATCGCCCACTATTAGTGAAACAGTAGTG ATGACGACTCCTTTAAGCATGGAGATGCCTGCTAAGTCACCAAGCAATAAGGATAAAGGCCTCATGAAAAAGCTTAAAAGGTTTGATGGGCTTGCTGTGTCAGCGGGCAACGGTGATGCTGAAAGTAGAGGAGGTGATAGGAATGGTTCATCACAAAG CGAAGATGATAGTGTGGAAGGCTTAAGTGATGGAAGTGATGGAAATAATGCAGGG GGGAATAAAACCCGAGGAAAGCAAAGCTCTAAAGATATACGAGGCCCAG GCGATGGTAAGGTTGACACACAGACCAATGCTGCTCATGGTGTGGAAACAAGTGCATCCTCAAAAATGTCTCTGGGGGTTACTGTTGCAACTGCAGATATCTCAAGAAAG GATGAGAGGGAACTCAAACGTGAAAGGAGGAAGCAATCCAATAGGGAATCTGCTAGAAGGTCAAGGTTGAGGAAACAG GCTGAAACTGAAGAACTTGCTATGAAAGTTGAGACCCTGGGTGCTGAGAACATGGCTTTGAGATCTGAAATCAGTCGGCTATCAGAGAAGTCGGATAATCTCAGATTAGAAAATTCAACCCTAATG GAGAAACTGAAGACTTCACAATCGAGCCAAGCAGAAGAGATGTCTGCTGCTAAAATGGAGACTGAGGGAGTCCCGTCTGTTGTTGCAGAGAACTTCTTGTCAATAATAGATAACTCAAGCTCGATTAGTGCAAGTGCACAGCAGCAGGATGAGGCTTGTGAGAACTCTAGTGGCAAGTTCCACCAGCTTCTTGACTCCAAACCTAGGACAGATGCTCTGGCTGCAAGCTAA
- the LOC103708357 gene encoding G-box-binding factor 3 isoform X2, translating into MDTCIVTWQLARLPLHPQASWPSSLPSTHPPLLASLFFSRSACVRINGARIEAGVWVIYNSTFMGNDEAGTPPKSDKASSSMQEKPTICPYPDWTTMQAYYGPGVAMPHPFFSTSVAPGHAPNPYLWGPQPLMPPPFGMPYAAIYPPAGVYSHPPMPLGSHMQCQGMTPSPTISETVVMTTPLSMEMPAKSPSNKDKGLMKKLKRFDGLAVSAGNGDAESRGGDRNGSSQSEDDSVEGLSDGSDGNNAGGNKTRGKQSSKDIRGDGKVDTQTNAAHGVETSASSKMSLGVTVATADISRKDERELKRERRKQSNRESARRSRLRKQAETEELAMKVETLGAENMALRSEISRLSEKSDNLRLENSTLMEKLKTSQSSQAEEMSAAKMETEGVPSVVAENFLSIIDNSSSISASAQQQDEACENSSGKFHQLLDSKPRTDALAAS; encoded by the exons ATGGACACGTGTATTGTGACGTGGCAATTGGCTCGGCTCCCGCTTCATCCCCAGGCTTCTTGGCCTTCTTCCTTGCCTTCAACCCACCCCCCACTCCtggcctctctcttcttttcccgTTCCGCGTGCGTTCGAATTAATGGCGCAAGAATAGAAGCTGGGGTTTGG GTGATCTATAATTCAACCTTCATGGGGAATGATGAAGCTGGGACTCCTCCAAAGTCTGACAAAGCATCTTCATCTATGCAG GAGAAACCAACCATTTGTCCGTACCCGGATTGGACGACTATGCAG GCATATTATGGCCCGGGAGTGGCCATGCCACATCCATTTTTCAGCACTTCAGTTGCTCCTGGCCATGCACCTAATCCATATTTGTGGGGGCCTCAG CCTTTGATGCCGCCTCCTTTTGGGATGCCATACGCTGCAATCTATCCACCTGCAGGGGTTTACTCTCATCCCCCGATGCCCCTT GGATCTCACATGCAATGTCAAGGAATGACACCATCGCCCACTATTAGTGAAACAGTAGTG ATGACGACTCCTTTAAGCATGGAGATGCCTGCTAAGTCACCAAGCAATAAGGATAAAGGCCTCATGAAAAAGCTTAAAAGGTTTGATGGGCTTGCTGTGTCAGCGGGCAACGGTGATGCTGAAAGTAGAGGAGGTGATAGGAATGGTTCATCACAAAG CGAAGATGATAGTGTGGAAGGCTTAAGTGATGGAAGTGATGGAAATAATGCAGGG GGGAATAAAACCCGAGGAAAGCAAAGCTCTAAAGATATACGAG GCGATGGTAAGGTTGACACACAGACCAATGCTGCTCATGGTGTGGAAACAAGTGCATCCTCAAAAATGTCTCTGGGGGTTACTGTTGCAACTGCAGATATCTCAAGAAAG GATGAGAGGGAACTCAAACGTGAAAGGAGGAAGCAATCCAATAGGGAATCTGCTAGAAGGTCAAGGTTGAGGAAACAG GCTGAAACTGAAGAACTTGCTATGAAAGTTGAGACCCTGGGTGCTGAGAACATGGCTTTGAGATCTGAAATCAGTCGGCTATCAGAGAAGTCGGATAATCTCAGATTAGAAAATTCAACCCTAATG GAGAAACTGAAGACTTCACAATCGAGCCAAGCAGAAGAGATGTCTGCTGCTAAAATGGAGACTGAGGGAGTCCCGTCTGTTGTTGCAGAGAACTTCTTGTCAATAATAGATAACTCAAGCTCGATTAGTGCAAGTGCACAGCAGCAGGATGAGGCTTGTGAGAACTCTAGTGGCAAGTTCCACCAGCTTCTTGACTCCAAACCTAGGACAGATGCTCTGGCTGCAAGCTAA
- the LOC103708357 gene encoding G-box-binding factor 3 isoform X3 — protein sequence MDTCIVTWQLARLPLHPQASWPSSLPSTHPPLLASLFFSRSACVRINGARIEAGVWVIYNSTFMGNDEAGTPPKSDKASSSMQEKPTICPYPDWTTMQAYYGPGVAMPHPFFSTSVAPGHAPNPYLWGPQPLMPPPFGMPYAAIYPPAGVYSHPPMPLMTTPLSMEMPAKSPSNKDKGLMKKLKRFDGLAVSAGNGDAESRGGDRNGSSQSEDDSVEGLSDGSDGNNAGGNKTRGKQSSKDIRGPGDGKVDTQTNAAHGVETSASSKMSLGVTVATADISRKDERELKRERRKQSNRESARRSRLRKQAETEELAMKVETLGAENMALRSEISRLSEKSDNLRLENSTLMEKLKTSQSSQAEEMSAAKMETEGVPSVVAENFLSIIDNSSSISASAQQQDEACENSSGKFHQLLDSKPRTDALAAS from the exons ATGGACACGTGTATTGTGACGTGGCAATTGGCTCGGCTCCCGCTTCATCCCCAGGCTTCTTGGCCTTCTTCCTTGCCTTCAACCCACCCCCCACTCCtggcctctctcttcttttcccgTTCCGCGTGCGTTCGAATTAATGGCGCAAGAATAGAAGCTGGGGTTTGG GTGATCTATAATTCAACCTTCATGGGGAATGATGAAGCTGGGACTCCTCCAAAGTCTGACAAAGCATCTTCATCTATGCAG GAGAAACCAACCATTTGTCCGTACCCGGATTGGACGACTATGCAG GCATATTATGGCCCGGGAGTGGCCATGCCACATCCATTTTTCAGCACTTCAGTTGCTCCTGGCCATGCACCTAATCCATATTTGTGGGGGCCTCAG CCTTTGATGCCGCCTCCTTTTGGGATGCCATACGCTGCAATCTATCCACCTGCAGGGGTTTACTCTCATCCCCCGATGCCCCTT ATGACGACTCCTTTAAGCATGGAGATGCCTGCTAAGTCACCAAGCAATAAGGATAAAGGCCTCATGAAAAAGCTTAAAAGGTTTGATGGGCTTGCTGTGTCAGCGGGCAACGGTGATGCTGAAAGTAGAGGAGGTGATAGGAATGGTTCATCACAAAG CGAAGATGATAGTGTGGAAGGCTTAAGTGATGGAAGTGATGGAAATAATGCAGGG GGGAATAAAACCCGAGGAAAGCAAAGCTCTAAAGATATACGAGGCCCAG GCGATGGTAAGGTTGACACACAGACCAATGCTGCTCATGGTGTGGAAACAAGTGCATCCTCAAAAATGTCTCTGGGGGTTACTGTTGCAACTGCAGATATCTCAAGAAAG GATGAGAGGGAACTCAAACGTGAAAGGAGGAAGCAATCCAATAGGGAATCTGCTAGAAGGTCAAGGTTGAGGAAACAG GCTGAAACTGAAGAACTTGCTATGAAAGTTGAGACCCTGGGTGCTGAGAACATGGCTTTGAGATCTGAAATCAGTCGGCTATCAGAGAAGTCGGATAATCTCAGATTAGAAAATTCAACCCTAATG GAGAAACTGAAGACTTCACAATCGAGCCAAGCAGAAGAGATGTCTGCTGCTAAAATGGAGACTGAGGGAGTCCCGTCTGTTGTTGCAGAGAACTTCTTGTCAATAATAGATAACTCAAGCTCGATTAGTGCAAGTGCACAGCAGCAGGATGAGGCTTGTGAGAACTCTAGTGGCAAGTTCCACCAGCTTCTTGACTCCAAACCTAGGACAGATGCTCTGGCTGCAAGCTAA
- the LOC103708357 gene encoding G-box-binding factor 3 isoform X4: MGNDEAGTPPKSDKASSSMQEKPTICPYPDWTTMQAYYGPGVAMPHPFFSTSVAPGHAPNPYLWGPQPLMPPPFGMPYAAIYPPAGVYSHPPMPLGSHMQCQGMTPSPTISETVVMTTPLSMEMPAKSPSNKDKGLMKKLKRFDGLAVSAGNGDAESRGGDRNGSSQSEDDSVEGLSDGSDGNNAGGNKTRGKQSSKDIRGPGDGKVDTQTNAAHGVETSASSKMSLGVTVATADISRKDERELKRERRKQSNRESARRSRLRKQAETEELAMKVETLGAENMALRSEISRLSEKSDNLRLENSTLMEKLKTSQSSQAEEMSAAKMETEGVPSVVAENFLSIIDNSSSISASAQQQDEACENSSGKFHQLLDSKPRTDALAAS, translated from the exons ATGGGGAATGATGAAGCTGGGACTCCTCCAAAGTCTGACAAAGCATCTTCATCTATGCAG GAGAAACCAACCATTTGTCCGTACCCGGATTGGACGACTATGCAG GCATATTATGGCCCGGGAGTGGCCATGCCACATCCATTTTTCAGCACTTCAGTTGCTCCTGGCCATGCACCTAATCCATATTTGTGGGGGCCTCAG CCTTTGATGCCGCCTCCTTTTGGGATGCCATACGCTGCAATCTATCCACCTGCAGGGGTTTACTCTCATCCCCCGATGCCCCTT GGATCTCACATGCAATGTCAAGGAATGACACCATCGCCCACTATTAGTGAAACAGTAGTG ATGACGACTCCTTTAAGCATGGAGATGCCTGCTAAGTCACCAAGCAATAAGGATAAAGGCCTCATGAAAAAGCTTAAAAGGTTTGATGGGCTTGCTGTGTCAGCGGGCAACGGTGATGCTGAAAGTAGAGGAGGTGATAGGAATGGTTCATCACAAAG CGAAGATGATAGTGTGGAAGGCTTAAGTGATGGAAGTGATGGAAATAATGCAGGG GGGAATAAAACCCGAGGAAAGCAAAGCTCTAAAGATATACGAGGCCCAG GCGATGGTAAGGTTGACACACAGACCAATGCTGCTCATGGTGTGGAAACAAGTGCATCCTCAAAAATGTCTCTGGGGGTTACTGTTGCAACTGCAGATATCTCAAGAAAG GATGAGAGGGAACTCAAACGTGAAAGGAGGAAGCAATCCAATAGGGAATCTGCTAGAAGGTCAAGGTTGAGGAAACAG GCTGAAACTGAAGAACTTGCTATGAAAGTTGAGACCCTGGGTGCTGAGAACATGGCTTTGAGATCTGAAATCAGTCGGCTATCAGAGAAGTCGGATAATCTCAGATTAGAAAATTCAACCCTAATG GAGAAACTGAAGACTTCACAATCGAGCCAAGCAGAAGAGATGTCTGCTGCTAAAATGGAGACTGAGGGAGTCCCGTCTGTTGTTGCAGAGAACTTCTTGTCAATAATAGATAACTCAAGCTCGATTAGTGCAAGTGCACAGCAGCAGGATGAGGCTTGTGAGAACTCTAGTGGCAAGTTCCACCAGCTTCTTGACTCCAAACCTAGGACAGATGCTCTGGCTGCAAGCTAA